A single window of Nicotiana tomentosiformis chromosome 1, ASM39032v3, whole genome shotgun sequence DNA harbors:
- the LOC138906641 gene encoding uncharacterized protein produces the protein MGRQIKKKLVKPQEKVKSFVQPWPDLPQQLLNIIGRQDSDKPDLMQNISFHGITKTCRAAPKRCSANARLPWLEISDKDYYQSKTQEHILSISFRPVYWWYNRKWHDRWNHYHGCSYGLIVGGGKDPAEYCLFSPAARSFDRCWSIPPWDARIPFKFATLSSSPFNNYKGCSVMVLTGCSNPAFLVSHVGYQNKWIKQTSSLVDPNCSKRQLMILTKAIGFEGKFYALSLQGTLAVIEEIESKFQVTKLSRSRAVPSVFSKHFTEYLLESNGEILLIFLISEQSTKKVDKVEVYKLQIDDLSLLKLDNLGNRTIFAGTNCCMSVNAIQLGCKSNCVYFNEDATNTWQFYEMESASILPCFDHYDSETKSPVWEEPVVENNCL, from the coding sequence ATGGGTCGCCAAATAAAGAAGAAGCTTGtcaaacctcaagaaaaggttaaaAGCTTTGTACAGCCATGGCCAGATCTCCCTCAACAACTCCTCAACATTATTGGAAGGCAAGATTCTGATAAACCTGATCTAATGCAAAACATCAGTTTCCACGGTATTACCAAAACATGTAGAGCAGCACCTAAGCGATGTAGTGCCAATGCACGATTACCATGGCTTGAAATTTCCGACAAAGATTACTACCAGTCCAAGACTCAGGAACATATTCTCAGCATCTCGTTTCGACCAGTATATTGGTGGTACAATAGAAAATGGCATGATCGTTGGAACCATTACCATGGCTGTTCATATGGGTTGATTGTCGGTGGAGGGAAGGATCCTGCAGAGTACTGTCTCTTTAGTCCTGCTGCAAGATCCTTTGACAGATGTTGGAGTATTCCCCCTTGGGATGCCAGAATTCCATTCAAGTTTGCAACTCTGTCTTCATCTCCTTTCAACAATTACAAGGGCTGTTCTGTGATGGTGTTAACAGGTTGTTCCAATCCAGCTTTCCTGGTTTCTCATGTAGGATACCAGAATAAATGGATAAAACAAACAAGCAGTCTTGTCGATCCAAATTGTTCAAAAAGACAACTTATGATACTTACTAAAGCCATCGGCTTTGAAGGGAAGTTTTATGCATTGAGTTTGCAGGGTACTTTAGCAGTAATTGAAGAAATTGAATCCAAGTTTCAAGTTACTAAATTAAGCAGAAGCCGAGCTGTTCCATCAGTTTTCTCAAAACACTTCACAGAGTATCTTCTTGAATCCAATGGAGAGATCTTGTTAATTTTCCTGATATCAGAACAATCAACTAAGAAGGTGGACAAAGTTGAAGTATACAAGCTCCAGATAGATGATCTATCATTGTTAAAGTTGGACAACCTTGGAAATAGAACAATATTTGCAGGGACTAATTGCTGTATGTCAGTTAATGCAATTCAACTGGGCTGCAAAAGCAACTGTGTCTATTTTAATGAGGATGCGACTAACACTTGGCAGTTTTATGAAATGGAAAGTGCCAGTATTTTGCCATGTTTTGATCACTATGATTCTGAAACAAAAAGTCCAGTATGGGAAGAGCCAGTAGTGGAAAATAATTGCTTGTGA
- the LOC104109276 gene encoding uncharacterized protein, with amino-acid sequence MAEEKQQPEMEVEKGGESEEWEDDEVFYERIEAPKFVDFTTPDHYRPDDRYWFCLRVGCDQKHEEEMDHEKIYKDFVLRVMAARSPNVRLQKALSRRATGKNIKCPLTVPAKSSKSRLSKLAAVSNISCKLIEDKEKISHPSKPTSTPKIKGKQVAAKYLTTPRNKKCLPNPSSFRSVQNPKPAALAVPKNRTIAKALVFHSPKKAISLKKSVELRTPLTKLCQGIKKLEISDQKKRVLGYSEKSKDTKCNPGDSLRNRNPQKDKSKTPKSTGKSQTRVLSKARPVHSTSIQNQAKLEKKCHSKEKAENDCSKSEVDLTSRDSNEEHVAASKNHEADMTDKLSCDTDQRGLVGNDLPKSQPTSGEDHCGGNIENGTKGNLGTELSKTDHSICFQTSEGAGHHGSECMDSDDKENVSVPDENRSLTNNIDQAGENILGVQKMQKVIKKNAQPAAKNLKEGLLSTNAGASGMKSKKPKPTNPKPFRLRTDERGILREADLQRKKQGNSEYSDNENRCTEDNPEGNDRDSKDLRNDLSKDSGIKSHKSSEGKGRLRKSSITPERSHVTQIKTANLRNAKSPTASCLRQDQKLTVIQEASADISKPKKVGKLHENGAAAMPRAKALKPSRMLSRGRRPLTIPKEPHFHSTHRPKSCRKNLAEQVPL; translated from the exons ATGGCAGAAGAGAAGCAGCAGCCCGAGATGGAGGTAGAGAAAGGAGGAGAAAGCGAAGAATGGGAAGATGATGAAGTCTTTTACGAGAGAATCGAAGCCCCAAAGTTCGTCGACTTCACCACTCCCGACCACTACCGCCCCGACGATCGTTACTGGTTCTGCCTCCGTGTTG GCTGCGACCAGAAACATGAAGAAGAAATGGACCATGAGAAAATCTACAAGGATTTTGTTCTCCGA GTAATGGCTGCTAGAAGTCCTAATGTAAGACTTCAGAAAGCGCTAAGCAGACGTGCTACAGG GAAGAACATAAAATGTCCACTTACAGTGCCAGCAAAATCTTCCAAGTCTAGACTCTCAAAGTTAGCTGCTGTTTCAAACATTTCTTGTAAACTGATTGAAGATAAAGAGAAGATTAGTCATCCATCAAAGCCCACTTCCACTCCAAAAATCAAAGGAAAGCAAGTTGCTGCTAAGTATCTTACTACCCCAAGGAACAAAAAGTGCCTTCCAAATCCAAGTTCCTTTCGTAGTGTGCAAAATCCAAAACCTGCAGCTCTTGCTGTTCCAAAGAATAGGACCATAGCAAAGGCTTTGGTCTTCCACTCCCCGAAGAAAGCCATCAGTTTAAAGAAATCAGTGGAACTACGAACTCCTTTAACTAAATTATGTCAAGGAATCAAGAAGCTAGAGATATCAGATCAAAAGAAGCGTGTATTGGGTTATTCTGAAAAATCCAAGGATACCAAATGTAATCCTGGAGATTCTTTGAGGAACAGAAACCCTCAGAAGGACAAAAGCAAGACGCCGAAGAGTACTGGAAAGTCTCAAACTCGAGTACTAAGCAAAGCCAGACCAGTACACTCAACTAGCATTCAGAACCAAGCTAAATTAGAAAAGAAGTGCCACTCCAAGGAAAAGGCAGAAAATGATTGCAGCAAGTCAGAAGTTGATTTAACATCAAGAGACAGTAACGAAGAGCATGTTGCTGCTTCAAAAAACCATGAAGCGGACATGACAGATAAATTGAGCTGTGATACTGATCAGAGAGGTTTGGTGGGAAATGATcttccaaaaagtcaaccaacAAGTGGAGAGGATCATTGTGGTGGCAATATTGAAAATGGCACAAAAGGAAATTTGGGGACTGAACTAAGTAAGACGGACCACTCTATTTGTTTTCAGACTTCAGAAGGGGCAGGACATCATGGTAGTGAATGCATGGACAGTGATGACAAAGAGAATGTTTCAGTTCCAGATGAGAACAG AAGTCTCACCAACAATATAGACCAGGCTGGGGAAAATATTCTTGGTGTGCAGAAGATGCAAAAAGTCATCAAGAag AATGCCCAACCAGCGGCCAAGAATCTAAAAGAAGGTTTGCTTTCCACAAATGCCGGTGCCTCAGGGATGAAGTCCAAGAAGCCAAAGCCTACCAATCCTAAACCTTTCAGACTAAGAACTGAT GAAAGGGGAATTCTTAGGGAAGCTGACCTACAGAGGAAAAAACAG GGCAATTCAGAATATTCTGACAACGAAAACAGATGCACAGAAGATAATCCTGAAGGCAATGATAGAGATTCAAAGGACTTGCGAAATGATTTATCC AAGGATAGTGGGATAAAAAGCCATAAGTCTTCGGAAGGGAAAGGGAGGTTGAGGAAATCAAGTATAACACCAGAGAGATCTCATGTTACACAAATAAAAACAGCCAACTTAAGAAATGCTAAATCTCCCACGGCATCATGTTTGAGACAAGATCAGAAACTCACTGTAATACAAGAAGCATCAGCTGATATTTCGAAACCAAAGAAGGTAGGGAAGCTTCATGAAAATGGTGCTGCAGCCATGCCCCGAGCTAAAGCCTTGAAGCCTTCCAGAATGTTATCTCGTGGAAGAAGGCCTCTGACAATCCCAAAGGAGCCACACTTCCACAGCACCCACCGGCCCAAAAGTTGCAGAAAAAACTTAGCAGAACAAGTGCCCTTGTAA